In Desulfovibrio psychrotolerans, a single window of DNA contains:
- a CDS encoding DVU0524 family FlgM-associated protein, whose protein sequence is MSVKSFYIRNMLLKYDKQLVTARRLARYNQALKMARGDGEETLPPDVKRGIMVERIAREVMESLLLSGSDNPVVREIKEQLEREVGEKLTFTYPPTELDLQVYRETPDGTVEVTPAEKMVIMEKLWQISLDRVNATML, encoded by the coding sequence ATGAGCGTAAAGTCGTTTTACATCCGCAATATGCTGCTCAAGTACGACAAGCAGCTTGTCACCGCAAGGCGGCTTGCGCGCTACAATCAGGCGCTCAAGATGGCTCGTGGCGACGGAGAGGAAACCCTTCCTCCGGATGTGAAGCGCGGCATAATGGTGGAGCGCATTGCCAGAGAAGTGATGGAAAGTCTGTTGCTTTCCGGCAGTGACAATCCCGTGGTCCGGGAGATTAAGGAACAGCTTGAGCGTGAAGTGGGCGAGAAGCTTACCTTCACCTACCCTCCGACCGAACTCGACCTTCAGGTGTACCGGGAAACCCCCGATGGCACCGTGGAGGTAACGCCAGCCGAGAAAATGGTCATTATGGAGAAGCTGTGGCAAATCTCTTTGGACAGGGTGAACGCCACCATGCTATAA
- the flgM gene encoding flagellar biosynthesis anti-sigma factor FlgM: MEIKNYLKGLDPYQAQLDKADAAKARKAKSGESGKSAAEGDRVSVSDEARLRTEAYRTALSTPDVRQEKVNAIKAKVDAGEYIVDSQKVAEKLIKEEVELFM, encoded by the coding sequence ATGGAAATAAAGAATTACCTGAAGGGTCTTGATCCCTATCAGGCACAGCTGGACAAGGCCGATGCAGCCAAGGCCCGGAAAGCCAAGAGCGGCGAATCCGGCAAGAGTGCAGCGGAAGGCGACCGGGTGAGCGTTTCTGACGAAGCCCGCCTGCGCACCGAGGCCTACCGTACCGCCCTGAGCACACCGGATGTGCGTCAGGAGAAGGTGAACGCCATAAAGGCGAAGGTGGACGCCGGTGAGTATATTGTGGACAGCCAGAAGGTTGCCGAAAAGCTGATCAAGGAAGAAGTGGAACTGTTCATGTAA